The following proteins come from a genomic window of Lolium rigidum isolate FL_2022 chromosome 5, APGP_CSIRO_Lrig_0.1, whole genome shotgun sequence:
- the LOC124653792 gene encoding endochitinase A-like yields the protein MANSPMAVLTVMALGLAAALLSAAGPAAAQNCGCQPGFCCSQFGFCGTTDPYCGKGCQSGPCTGSGSGSGSGGVGSIVSDAFFNAIKSKSSGGCAGQSFYTRAAFLNAAGSYSGFASGSSDAAKREIAAFFAHVTHETGHFCYIEEINGASQNYCDTSFSQWPCSSGAKYYGRGPLQLTWNYNYGAAGQSIGFDGLGSPQTVAQDPVVAFKTALWYWMTNVHGVLPRGFGATTRAINGAVECDGKNTAQMNARVGYYQDYCRQLGVDAGGSLTC from the exons ATGGCGAACTCACCGATGGCGGTGTTGACGGTCATGGCTCTTGGGCTAGCAGCAGCACTCCTCTCGGCCGCTGGTCCGGCGGCCGCGCAGAACTGCGGCTGCCAGCCGGGCTTCTGCTGCAGCCAGTTCGGCTTCTGCGGCACCACTGATCCCTACTGCGGCAAAGGATGCCAGTCCGGACCATGCACTGGAAGTGGAAGTGGAAGTGGTAGCGGAGGTGTGGGCAGCATCGTCAGCGATGCTTTCTTCAACGCAATCAAGTCCAAATCCAGCGGCGGCTGCGCAGGCCAAAGCTTCTACACCCGTGCGGCCTTTTTGAACGCCGCTGGTTCCTACTCCGGCTTCGCGTCGGGAAGCTCCGACGCCGCCAAGCGCGAGATCGCCGCCTTCTTCGCCCACGTCACGCACGAGACCGGAC acTTCTGCTACATCGAGGAGATCAACGGTGCGAGCCAGAACTACTGCGACACCTCCTTCTCGCAGTGGCCGTGCTCTTCCGGGGCCAAGTACTACGGCCGCGGCCCGCTGCAGCTCACGTGGAACTACAACTACGGGGCGGCGGGGCAGAGCATCGGCTTCGACGGGCTTGGTAGCCCACAGACGGTGGCGCAGGACCCCGTGGTGGCGTTCAAGACGGCGCTCTGGTACTGGATGACCAACGTGCACGGGGTGCTGCCGCGGGGCTTCGGCGCCACCACCAGGGCCATCAACGGCGCCGTGGAGTGCGATGGCAAGAACACCGCGCAGATGAACGCAAGGGTGGGCTACTACCAGGACTACTGCCGCCAGCTCGGCGTCGACGCTGGGGGCAGCCTCACTTGCTAG